AGCAACTGATGGCAGAGCAGACGCGTGTCGCGATGCAGTTCCGGCCAGGAGATGACGATATCGTCGCGGTAGGGGCTGGCGGGGGTATTTTCCATGGTGCATTCCCGAGAAAAAAGAATGGGCCGCAGTATAGTTGGAGGCAGCTATGAGCCATATACGCAAAACCGAATACCCGCGCGATCTGATTGGATATGGTGCGCACCCGCCGCATGCCGCCTGGCCCGGCAATGCCCGGATTGCCGTGCAGTTCGTGCTCAATTACGAAGAAGGCGGCGAGAACTGCGTGCTGCATGGCGACGCCGGCTCCGAGCAATTTCTCTCCGAGATGTTCAATCCGGCCAGCTACCCGGAACGCCACCTGTCGATGGAGTCGATCTACGAATACGGCTCGCGCGTCGGCGTCTGGCGCATCCTGCGTGAATTCGAGAAGCGCGGCCTGCCGCTCACCGTGTTCGGCGTCGGCATGGCGCTGCAACGCCACCCGGAACTGACCGCCGCCTTCGTCGAACTCGGCCACGAAATCGCCTGCCACGGTTGGCGCTGGATTCACTACCAGAACGTCGATGCAGCCGTCGAACGCGAACACATGCGCCTGGCGCTGGAAGTCATCGAACAGATGACCGGCGAGCGCCCGCTCGGCTGGTACACCGGCCGCGACAGCCCGAACACGCGCCGCCTGGTTGCCGACGACGGTCGACTGCTCTACGACAGCGATTATTACGGCGACGACCTGCCCTTCTGGACCGAGGTCACGAAGAGCGACGGCACGCCGGTGCCGCACCTGATCGTGCCCTACACGCTCGACACCAACGACATGCGCTTTTGCCTGCCGCAGGGTTTCAGCCACGGCGACCCGTTCTTCCAGTATCTGAAAGACAGCTTCGACGTGCTCTACGCCGAAGGCGACGAATCGCCCAGGATGCTGTCGATCGGCATGCACTGCCGCCTGCTCGGCCGGCCCGGCCGCTTCCTGGCGCTGCAACGCTTCCTCGACCATATCGAACAACACGACCGGGTCTGGGTCTGTCGCCGCCTCGACATCGCCCGCCACTGGATCGCCACCCACCCATACCGCAAGGACTCCGCACTATGAGCGACGCTGCGCCCATCGTTTCCGCCCCCGCCACCCTGCCCGACTGGGCGACCCGTTCGGTGAACCTCGCCGACGCCCGCATCGGCGCGCGCGCCATTGCCGCCAGCGACGAATTCTTCGCGCCGCTCGAACGCCTGCTCAACCCGGAACCGGCGGTGTTCATCCCCGGCAAGTACGACGCCAACGGCAAATGGATGGACGGCTGGGAAACCCGTCGCAAGCGTACCGCGGGCTACGACTGGAGCCTGGTCAAGCTCGGCCGGCGCGGCATCGTGCGCGGCTTCGACGTCGATACCAGCCACTTCACCGGCAACTTCGCGCCGGCCATCTCGATCGACGCCACCGACTGCGAATCGGACGACCCCGCCGTGCTCGCCAACGCGCGCTGGACGCGCATCCTGCCGTCCACGACCTTGTCGGGCAACAGCCATCACCTGCTCGAAATCAGCAGCACCGACACCTGGAGCCACCTGCGCCTGAACATCTACCCGGACGGCGGCATCGCCCGCCTGCGCGTCTATGGCCAGCCAGTCGGCGTTTTCGATGCCAACGAGCCGGAACGTATCTACGACCTCGTCGCGCTGGAAAACGGCGGCCGCGCCGTGGCCTGGAACGACGCCCACTTCGGCTGCGCCGCCAACCTGATCGCGCCGGGGCGCGGCATCAACATGGGCGACGGCTGGGAAACCCGGCGCCGGCGCGAACCCGGCAACGACTGGTGCATCCTGCAACTGGGCACGCCCGGCCTGATCGAGCGCATCGAAGTCGACACCGCCCACTTCAAGGGCAACTACCCCGACCGCTTCTCGCTGCAGGCGGCACGCATGGACGGCGGTACCGACCAGTCGGTGATCACGCAGAGCATGTTCTGGCCCTTCCTGATCAGCGAACAGAAGCTCTCGATGGACGCCATCCACACTTTCAGCGGCAACCTCGCCGACCTCGGCCCGGTCACGCATGTGCGCCTCAACATCATCCCCGACGGCGGCGTCTCGCGCCTGCGCCTGTGGGGCAAGGTGGCCTGGTGAAAAAGCTCGTTCCGGAAGCGTTGACCGCTGCGGCCTTCGCCCCCTTCGGCGAGGTCATGGCGGTCGACGCCGCAAAAATGCCGATTTCCATCAACGCCGGCAACACCGAGCGCTACCACGATCTGGCCAGACTCGACCCCGGCCCGGACGGCAAGCTGATCGTCAGCATCTTCCGCGGCCAGCCGCGCTCGCTGCCCTTCGCCGTCAGCATGATGGAACGCCACCCGCTCGGCTCGCAGGCCTTCATGCCGCTCGGCAACCAGCCCTACCTGGTCGTCGTCGCCCGCCCCGGCCCGGCACCCGGCCCGGACGACCTGCGCGCCTTCCTCGCCCGACCCGGCCAGGGCGTCAATTACGCAACCGGCGTCTGGCATCACCCGCTGCTCGCGCTCAATGAAATTGGCGATTTTCTGGTGGTCGACCGATCGGGACCGGGCAACAACTGCGACGAAGTCAGCATCGAACCGCCAGTCAGCCTGAGCCTCGATTAATCAGGCGAACCCGGCCGGCAACAAGGCGCGCGAAGCGGGCAGCGTAAAATGGCGGCGCCCTCCTCGCTCCCTGCCCCATGCCCCTCGCCGCGCCCGCCCATGGCGAACAACTGATCCAGAAAAGCCGCTCAAACGAATCATCCACCGCAGCATAAATGCGATACTCAGGGCTGCTGTAGGAAAAATCTGAAGTAACGCTATGTCGCTGGTCATTCCAGCGCACAAAACCAGTTCTCAACTATTCTGATTGCCCTCCTTGGGCTGGTAGTTGGAGGCGTCGAAACTTTTGCGCGTGCTTTCTCTGGTAGGGCAATGTCCAAAGACCTTGATATTCCTTTTCGCGGAATCGTCGAACAATCACTGGCTGGCATCTATGTAATTCAAGACGAGGTATTCGTCTATGTGAACGCGACTTTCTCCGGCATGCTGGGCTATACGCCAGAGGAAATGACAGGGATGCATTTGCGCCAGGCGGTGGTCCCGGAGTTGCAGGACGAGACCATTCGTAACTTTCACCGACGGGTCAGCGGAGAGGTTCCCAGCATTCGTTATACAACGGTCGGGAAACACAAGCTTGGTTTCCCGGTTACGCTCGACGTTCATGGTTCCAATCTGCAATATCGTGGGCAGCCAGCCGTGGTTGGCGTCGGGGTGAACATCAGTGAGCAGGTTCTCCAGCAGGAAGAGTTGAGAATCTCGCGTGAGCGTCTTCGAGAGTTGGCCGAATACATCAATACGGCCCGCGAGGAACAACGCACACGAATCGCCCGGGAGTTGCACGACGTGGTTGGGGGCATGCTGACCTCGATGAAATTGGACGTACAGCGCATTGCCCGCAAGACCGAGAACCCGCAATTAAAGAACATCGTTGCCGATCTTTTGGCGCTGGCGCAGGAAAGCATCGATACCGTTCGCAGCATTTCCGAAGACCTGCGCCCCGGCGTGCTTGACCATCTTGGTCTACCCGCGGCTTTGCGGGCGGCCCTGCGCCAGTTTTCGGAACGAACCGAAATTGCCAGCGAATTGACGGTCGAGGATTTTGATGAGGTCGTGTCACAACCGCGAGAAACGGCCGTGTATCGCATCTGCCAGGAAGCGCTGACCAATATTGCCAAGCATGCCAATGCAACGCATGTGCATGTCAGGCTGTACACCATTGATCGTCAGTTAAAACTGGAAATCAAGGATAACGGTCGCGGAATCTCGAACTCGACACCAACCGGCAAGAGCATAGGCCTGCTCAGCATGGCAGAACGGGCACGCGAACTCGGCGGCAGTCTGACGGTCGAGCGGGGTGAACGGGGAGGAGCATGCCTGCAGATGAGTATCCCACTGGAAGAGCGTCATGATTGAAATCCTTATGGCCGATGACCACGCCATATTTCGAAGTGGTGTGCGACGCTTGCTGTCAGATGAACAGGATATGCGCATTGTGGCCGAAGCCGCCAATGGCCCGGAGGTTGTCGAGCAGTTAAGGCAGCGTTCTTTCAGCCTGATATTGCTCGACATCAACATGGGTGGGCGCAGTGGTCTGGAAACGATGCGGAGAATCCGCGCGGAGTGGCCCAAGCAACCGGTCATCATGTTGTCGATGTATCCGGAAGATCAATATGCCCCGATTGCACTTGAACTCGGTGCCAACGGCTACCTCTCCAAGGACAGGGATGCCGATGAACTTCTTTCTGCGATCCGCATTGCAGCAGGCGGGGGGTATTACCTGCCGCCGGGCTTGTCAGGCGGGATTCTGGCCGGCTTGAGGAAGCACGATGATGCTCCCTTGCATCGGGAACTGACTGAACGTGAATGGGAAATCCTGCGTCTTATTGTCAAAGGCACGTCACTGACGGCCATCGGGCTTCGTCTGAGCCTGAGCGTCAAGACCATCAGCACCTACCGAACCCGGCTACTGGCCAAGTTACGCCTGGAAAGCAACGCTGAACTGATTCGCTATTGCCTCGAACACGGCATTACCGACTGAGCACGACGCGTTATTTCAGATTTTTCCTACAGACACTCCGGAAACCTCTGGCAGCAATTTAATTTTCCGGGCACTAGTCTCCCTGTTCCATACCAAAAATACAGGAGACTGCGATGCCCGCAAGCACCATCGAGGTTACGCCCTCGGCATACACCTACCCGCTGCTGATCAAGCAATTGCTGCACTCGGCCGTCGCCAGTGCAGGCGATCAGAGCATTGTCTATCGCGATCTTGGCCGGTATACCTATCGCCAGTTCTTTGAACGCATTGGCCGCCTGGCCAATGCCCTGTCCGGCCTGGGCATCGCCCCGGGCAATACCGTGGCTGTCATGGACTGGGATAGCCATCGCTACCTTGAAGCATTCTTTGCCGTACCGATGATGGGTGCCGTGCTGCAGACCGTCAATGTGCGCCTTTCGCCAGAACAAATACTGTACACACTGAATCACGCCAAGGCCGACATCGTCTTGGTCAACGTTGAATTCATCCCGAC
The DNA window shown above is from Quatrionicoccus australiensis and carries:
- the puuE gene encoding allantoinase PuuE; this encodes MSHIRKTEYPRDLIGYGAHPPHAAWPGNARIAVQFVLNYEEGGENCVLHGDAGSEQFLSEMFNPASYPERHLSMESIYEYGSRVGVWRILREFEKRGLPLTVFGVGMALQRHPELTAAFVELGHEIACHGWRWIHYQNVDAAVEREHMRLALEVIEQMTGERPLGWYTGRDSPNTRRLVADDGRLLYDSDYYGDDLPFWTEVTKSDGTPVPHLIVPYTLDTNDMRFCLPQGFSHGDPFFQYLKDSFDVLYAEGDESPRMLSIGMHCRLLGRPGRFLALQRFLDHIEQHDRVWVCRRLDIARHWIATHPYRKDSAL
- the alc gene encoding allantoicase; amino-acid sequence: MSDAAPIVSAPATLPDWATRSVNLADARIGARAIAASDEFFAPLERLLNPEPAVFIPGKYDANGKWMDGWETRRKRTAGYDWSLVKLGRRGIVRGFDVDTSHFTGNFAPAISIDATDCESDDPAVLANARWTRILPSTTLSGNSHHLLEISSTDTWSHLRLNIYPDGGIARLRVYGQPVGVFDANEPERIYDLVALENGGRAVAWNDAHFGCAANLIAPGRGINMGDGWETRRRREPGNDWCILQLGTPGLIERIEVDTAHFKGNYPDRFSLQAARMDGGTDQSVITQSMFWPFLISEQKLSMDAIHTFSGNLADLGPVTHVRLNIIPDGGVSRLRLWGKVAW
- a CDS encoding ureidoglycolate lyase, whose product is MKKLVPEALTAAAFAPFGEVMAVDAAKMPISINAGNTERYHDLARLDPGPDGKLIVSIFRGQPRSLPFAVSMMERHPLGSQAFMPLGNQPYLVVVARPGPAPGPDDLRAFLARPGQGVNYATGVWHHPLLALNEIGDFLVVDRSGPGNNCDEVSIEPPVSLSLD
- a CDS encoding PAS domain-containing sensor histidine kinase, encoding MSKDLDIPFRGIVEQSLAGIYVIQDEVFVYVNATFSGMLGYTPEEMTGMHLRQAVVPELQDETIRNFHRRVSGEVPSIRYTTVGKHKLGFPVTLDVHGSNLQYRGQPAVVGVGVNISEQVLQQEELRISRERLRELAEYINTAREEQRTRIARELHDVVGGMLTSMKLDVQRIARKTENPQLKNIVADLLALAQESIDTVRSISEDLRPGVLDHLGLPAALRAALRQFSERTEIASELTVEDFDEVVSQPRETAVYRICQEALTNIAKHANATHVHVRLYTIDRQLKLEIKDNGRGISNSTPTGKSIGLLSMAERARELGGSLTVERGERGGACLQMSIPLEERHD
- a CDS encoding response regulator, with product MIEILMADDHAIFRSGVRRLLSDEQDMRIVAEAANGPEVVEQLRQRSFSLILLDINMGGRSGLETMRRIRAEWPKQPVIMLSMYPEDQYAPIALELGANGYLSKDRDADELLSAIRIAAGGGYYLPPGLSGGILAGLRKHDDAPLHRELTEREWEILRLIVKGTSLTAIGLRLSLSVKTISTYRTRLLAKLRLESNAELIRYCLEHGITD